CCCAACTTTTTGCTGTCAACTATCAAACAGGTTTGGCTAAACCACTTTTAATTGAAAACCCAACAAAGAGTACAAACATGTTATGAGTTTTGAAGAGGTATGACGTAATTCCATTCAATCTGTGCGCATGAAGATGTATTTTATGAGTCTGTACCATCAGCCAACATGAACCATCAGACTTTGCAGAGCCAATATTAATTATTGGGTAATAACACAATAAATACACCTTTTACCAGGTTCCAATGCAGAAACAAACACAAAATACACCACACAATTAACATATCCTGCATAACAGAAAATTTGCACATCAATTTACAGATCAACAACCTACACAACAATTTGCTTTAAGTCAAAATTACAACCAACCACCCAACCTTATTTATCATAAGCTCATCACCTGCAAAAACGAATTGCTACAAGACCTTTAACATTCAATCCAGGCGATGCTCAATATGCTAGTTCATCAAAATAACTCACACTGCTAGCACATAACGCAACATTAAAAACAAAGCAATGAGAAGATCAAGATAGAAACACAACTTCCGAATCAAAATACACCATAATCTTATATCGTAAAACACTTACAATAATTACTGAGGCAACTTTCCAGACCGAAAAGTCGCAAACTTTGACACCTGCGAATATGAGTACTCAATCTCATTCTCCTTCAAGAACTCTTCGATCATCCCCTTAACTTTTTCTGGCTCTGAACTCTCGCATTCGATCTCATAGCAAGTCCCAAAATCATAAACCGTCTCATCCACTTCCAATTTCACCCCATTCCACTCGTACACATTTCTCACATTCCTAAAGCCCCCCAACCCCACAAATCCCGCCTTCACACCAAACTCCTCGCGAGCCCTCCTCGCCACCCGGGAATCTACATCGACTAACTTGGTTGCATCTTCCAAACACTGCAAACCCACCTCGAAATCCACTTCTTCTTCGTCCTCCTCGACCCGGCTAACGCCATCGACGATCACAGCTTTTGCCTTTAGGCAGATGAAACATTTGAGGGGTTGAGAGTTCTCGTAGAATCGGAGGCGGAGAACTGCCCGGCGAGAACTCAGCTCGCCAGCAGCGCCGTCGTAGAACGAGTTCCTTTGGTGGTGGGTTTTGGTGTGGAAGGGGGAAAGTAAGGAAAGGACCTTCCGGTGTGCGGCCGAATCTGGTAATCTAAGCTTTACTTCGACCTCCATTTGCTTAGCAAATGAGGTCGTTATCCTTCGGAGGATATGAGCCGCCCAAAGATTTGATGTTCCTCTAATtctaatttatttcttaaaacataaaatatgAAGCAAGGAGTAGAATTTTTAAAGATaaagaaaacaataaatatCGGGAATCAAGGGGAAAGGCCGATGCGGTGGGATTTGGTGGAGGGATTAAGGGAGGAGCGGTCGAAGTGCTGAAGGAGAGAGGAGGCGGCGG
The Coffea arabica cultivar ET-39 chromosome 6c, Coffea Arabica ET-39 HiFi, whole genome shotgun sequence genome window above contains:
- the LOC140004471 gene encoding triphosphate tunnel metalloenzyme 3-like: MEVEVKLRLPDSAAHRKVLSLLSPFHTKTHHQRNSFYDGAAGELSSRRAVLRLRFYENSQPLKCFICLKAKAVIVDGVSRVEEDEEEVDFEVGLQCLEDATKLVDVDSRVARRAREEFGVKAGFVGLGGFRNVRNVYEWNGVKLEVDETVYDFGTCYEIECESSEPEKVKGMIEEFLKENEIEYSYSQVSKFATFRSGKLPQ